A region of Elusimicrobiota bacterium DNA encodes the following proteins:
- a CDS encoding polyprenyl synthetase family protein, translating to MKRRAALVDQALNRYLVREKIQPDLVHKAMRYSVFAGGKRLRPVLCLAAAEICGGDFKKVLPTACALEVLHTYSLVHDDLPAMDDDDLRRGRPTNHKVFGEGMAILAGDGLLTFAFELMARNASVKGVRPEHVVEAIRLVARAAGSLGMVGGQAVDLVSEGNAALNGHRAQVLDYIHRHKTGALIQASLDAGAVLVGATAVQRRALARYGENIGLAFQIADDVLDIVGDKKLLGKRGSDQENQKLTFPSVYGLESSRRRGHRAVAEAKNALRVFGRRADLLSALADYMIERDR from the coding sequence ATGAAACGACGGGCGGCTCTGGTGGACCAGGCGCTCAACCGGTATTTGGTGCGGGAAAAGATTCAACCGGACCTGGTCCACAAGGCCATGCGGTATTCCGTTTTCGCGGGGGGCAAACGGCTTCGACCGGTGCTTTGTCTGGCGGCGGCGGAGATTTGCGGGGGCGATTTCAAAAAAGTCCTTCCCACGGCTTGCGCCTTGGAGGTGCTTCACACCTATTCCTTGGTGCACGACGATTTGCCGGCCATGGATGACGACGATCTTCGGCGCGGGCGGCCCACCAACCACAAGGTGTTCGGCGAAGGGATGGCCATCTTGGCCGGCGACGGGCTCCTGACGTTCGCTTTTGAATTGATGGCGCGGAACGCCTCGGTGAAGGGCGTCCGGCCGGAACACGTGGTGGAGGCCATCCGTTTGGTCGCCCGGGCGGCGGGGTCCCTGGGCATGGTGGGGGGGCAGGCGGTGGATCTCGTGTCGGAGGGGAACGCGGCCCTGAACGGGCATCGGGCCCAGGTGTTGGACTATATTCACCGGCACAAGACGGGGGCGCTGATCCAGGCCAGTTTGGACGCCGGGGCCGTGTTGGTGGGCGCCACCGCGGTTCAGCGGCGGGCGCTGGCCCGGTACGGGGAAAACATCGGCCTCGCTTTTCAAATCGCCGACGACGTTTTGGACATCGTGGGCGACAAAAAACTTTTGGGCAAGCGCGGGTCGGACCAGGAAAATCAGAAGCTAACGTTTCCCTCCGTCTACGGGTTGGAATCCTCTCGACGGCGCGGGCATCGAGCCGTGGCCGAAGCCAAAAACGCTCTGCGCGTTTTTGGGCGCCGGGCGGACCTGCTTTCCGCCTTGGCCGACTACATGATCGAACGCGATCGATAA
- a CDS encoding leucine--tRNA ligase yields MTEPYNPKTIEPKWQKRWEEAGAFRAQADPAKPKLYILDMFPYPSGAGLHVGHPEGYTATDIISRMKRMQGFNVLHPMGWDAFGLPAENHAIATGLHPREVTKKNVANFRRQIKSLGFSYDWDREVDTTDPAYYRWTQWIFLQLYKKGLAYEGVSPINFCPSCRTGLANEEVHQGACERCGTLVERRDMRQWLLKITAYADRLLADLEGLDWPGSTLAMQRNWIGRSEGAEVRFAGASPTTAAGKTLVVFTTRPDTLFGATYMVLAPEHPLVDAFTTDERRADVAAYQQRARGKSDLERTDLAKDKTGVFTGGFAVNPVNGEKIPVWVADYVLISYGTGAIMAVPAHDGRDHAFAKKFNLPIRPVVAPADGRVVPEGQAFEEDGVRSRAALSPICPRRSLSG; encoded by the coding sequence ATGACAGAACCCTACAACCCTAAGACCATTGAGCCCAAGTGGCAGAAGCGATGGGAAGAGGCGGGCGCCTTTCGCGCCCAGGCGGATCCCGCCAAGCCCAAACTTTATATTTTGGACATGTTCCCTTATCCGTCGGGCGCGGGGCTCCACGTGGGGCACCCGGAGGGGTATACGGCCACGGACATTATCTCCCGCATGAAACGCATGCAGGGGTTCAACGTCCTGCATCCCATGGGGTGGGACGCCTTCGGACTGCCGGCGGAAAATCACGCCATCGCCACGGGGCTTCATCCCCGCGAGGTCACGAAAAAAAACGTCGCCAATTTCCGGCGGCAGATCAAGTCCCTCGGGTTCTCCTACGATTGGGACCGGGAAGTGGACACCACCGACCCCGCCTACTACCGATGGACCCAATGGATTTTCCTCCAGCTTTACAAGAAAGGCCTGGCCTACGAGGGCGTGAGCCCCATCAACTTTTGCCCCAGTTGCCGCACGGGGCTGGCCAACGAGGAAGTGCACCAAGGCGCCTGCGAGCGGTGCGGGACTCTGGTCGAACGCCGGGACATGCGCCAATGGTTGCTGAAAATCACGGCCTACGCGGACCGATTATTGGCCGACCTGGAAGGATTGGATTGGCCGGGGTCCACCCTGGCCATGCAGAGGAATTGGATTGGGCGGTCCGAGGGCGCGGAAGTGCGCTTCGCGGGGGCCTCGCCGACAACGGCGGCGGGGAAGACCCTGGTGGTTTTCACGACCCGGCCCGACACTCTCTTCGGAGCCACCTATATGGTGCTGGCTCCGGAACACCCCTTAGTGGACGCGTTCACGACAGACGAAAGGCGGGCCGACGTGGCGGCCTATCAACAGCGGGCGCGGGGGAAATCCGATCTCGAACGGACCGACTTGGCCAAGGATAAAACCGGGGTTTTTACCGGCGGTTTTGCCGTCAACCCGGTGAACGGAGAGAAAATTCCCGTTTGGGTGGCGGACTATGTCCTGATCAGCTACGGCACCGGCGCTATCATGGCCGTGCCCGCCCACGACGGCCGGGACCACGCCTTCGCGAAAAAATTCAACCTTCCCATCCGGCCGGTGGTGGCCCCGGCGGACGGCCGGGTGGTGCCCGAGGGTCAAGCTTTTGAAGAAGACGGCGTGCGGTCCAGAGCGGCGCTTTCACCGATTTGCCCACGGCGGAGTTTAAGCGGTTGA
- a CDS encoding fibronectin type III domain-containing protein has translation MSIAWTASTDEGGSGLRGYKVDVATGNYNSSRIPGWVARGVGWLPQVTVTGLRAETLYFVRVRAVDGDGNENYSDWVSTRTLRDKTVPASPGSLNLEGKGQSIDLSWPQASDVGGSEVAGYRVDVSSDNNFSSRLSGWDKNYMVTLSTSVRSLAANKMYYARVWTVDGAGNESPHAIAGSTKTLSTPGLTDQGIEDEDLPLAPTTVDGARAYPVPYSPHHGSAGITFDRIPAETAVRIYTISGQPVKTITTPPQGSVPLGPDQRRGISHRQRCLPGDH, from the coding sequence GTGTCAATTGCCTGGACGGCGTCCACGGATGAGGGCGGGAGCGGGTTGAGGGGATACAAGGTGGATGTGGCAACCGGGAATTATAATTCTTCGCGCATTCCTGGTTGGGTGGCCCGCGGCGTAGGATGGTTGCCCCAGGTCACGGTGACTGGCCTGAGGGCGGAGACACTCTATTTTGTTCGTGTTCGAGCGGTGGATGGGGATGGCAATGAAAACTATTCGGACTGGGTGAGCACTCGAACGTTGCGGGACAAAACAGTCCCAGCCTCGCCTGGATCGTTGAATTTAGAGGGGAAAGGCCAATCGATCGATCTGTCTTGGCCTCAGGCCTCGGATGTTGGGGGAAGCGAGGTGGCAGGTTACCGGGTGGATGTGTCCTCCGATAACAACTTTTCCAGCCGTTTAAGTGGCTGGGATAAGAATTACATGGTGACTTTATCGACCAGCGTAAGGTCCCTGGCCGCGAACAAGATGTATTACGCACGTGTGTGGACCGTGGATGGGGCAGGAAACGAGTCGCCCCACGCCATTGCGGGGTCCACCAAAACCCTGTCAACCCCAGGCCTGACAGACCAAGGAATAGAGGACGAGGATCTGCCACTGGCTCCAACAACGGTGGACGGCGCACGGGCCTACCCCGTGCCCTACAGCCCCCACCACGGATCTGCCGGAATCACTTTCGACCGAATCCCCGCGGAGACGGCGGTGCGGATCTATACGATCAGCGGTCAACCGGTGAAAACCATAACCACGCCCCCGCAAGGTTCAGTTCCTTTGGGACCTGACCAACGACGCGGGATCTCCCATCGCCAGCGGTGTCTACCTGGCGATCATTGA
- a CDS encoding carbohydrate binding domain-containing protein translates to MKNHSLLKRIGLRSGLSVLALAGAMGLHAQTRDWQTLFRSTDNALNGGQGYTSDPNGAVLAWNEGPLLKSYLQMFEAYHEPYYLRKLVTHFDQTTVHLRDWNGDGGRAWGTSNYTDELLANPAFSGAGPAPGVLTVNPGFEDVDPQAPTLPAGWTRSGSSTEVFRSTNLDDRYQGSAGLVVKTNGVNWRHGIQNLTYVPGAVYHVSVWGKTNGKVKGRIGIYDRTEGTVVLGEKFFDSTVWQKVEFNVQAPSVPGRDVKIYCYTDQYLPTDGVVYFDEVEWIGVGDPVAVNQNPGFEVGEGGVSANLPAGWTRSGTSEEVYRSLLAEDRRAGSAGLVVKTNGSSWRHGIQSLRNVYLPGQSYYVSFWGKTNGKVKGRVGVYDRTSGTVTLAEVFFSNSNWAFGSLTFTAPPAAGNDLQILCYFDDYKPTDGRVSFDDVRVALADSAHAADWRAVGGLPSTVNRTKRTDCPSRPYCLEVRADGDGTAPAAEQESFRAVPGAIYQVRVKSWGSARLEILNGESVIEFAERTSDSWGDLDFFFTAPVAGNNPLKMRLTLTRNALGTTARFDQASLKMQAEYLVHQAVLLAPILRFARLVREDPWLQPEFNEKAESYIVLAKETILPSWERDWREKGDQGFYVSNDQKDFGRAGETADIALPHNQYLPMAEIFLDLWHLTGQTKYREKAEKLGKSFKAFLKPVTLSSGGGYVWHYADNLFQDGFDSGLKAEDLNHGNLDISAVLRMAEDSVVFSPEDMRMFARTLLETVWNGNIIDPFMHSRVDGSDIVGHEVDYKYGMNEWVGLARYDPAVWPLVDRLFTGISWRNGVRLLTVSGLAKFDPLQKPIERTAPGNVTATALSSTTVRLSWTPPAGPTMNANPGFEASNVSDLSLPDGWTRSGTSTQVFRSTALNDRRFGNAGLVVKTDGTRWFNGIRGLTYTPGETYLVTFWGKTNGRVRGRVGVYDRTGGVTVVLKDYFFSNSEWAPMSFRFTAPNGSGKDLKLYCYFDDYRITDGVVWFDEIRVSKDMLAPATYKVYQAGVEKASTAESTLLLRELTAKTTYLFTVVARDSEGNQSPQSFEAMVRTMPPSVGIPLPPILPGDPSAWETVDTARAYPSPFQSGRGADGITFDRIPAETTVRIYTLDGHPVKTLISTTGGAVLWDLTNDEGNPVASGVYLAIMEKNGGTKRLKVVVQK, encoded by the coding sequence ATGAAAAACCATTCTCTTCTCAAACGGATTGGGCTCCGATCTGGTTTGTCTGTTTTGGCGTTGGCAGGGGCCATGGGGCTTCACGCCCAAACCCGCGATTGGCAGACGCTCTTCCGATCAACGGACAACGCTTTGAATGGGGGCCAGGGCTATACCAGCGATCCCAACGGCGCCGTCTTGGCTTGGAACGAAGGGCCTTTACTTAAGTCCTATCTTCAAATGTTTGAGGCCTATCACGAACCCTATTACCTTCGCAAACTGGTGACCCATTTTGATCAAACAACGGTTCACTTGAGGGATTGGAACGGGGATGGCGGACGGGCTTGGGGAACCTCCAACTACACGGATGAACTGTTGGCCAATCCGGCCTTTTCCGGGGCGGGACCCGCTCCCGGTGTTCTGACCGTCAACCCGGGGTTTGAAGATGTGGATCCCCAGGCGCCGACCCTTCCCGCGGGTTGGACGCGGTCAGGGTCTTCAACGGAAGTTTTTCGATCCACGAACCTGGACGATCGGTATCAGGGGAGCGCCGGTTTGGTGGTCAAAACCAATGGGGTGAATTGGCGCCATGGAATTCAAAATCTGACCTATGTCCCCGGAGCGGTTTACCACGTATCGGTCTGGGGAAAGACCAACGGGAAAGTGAAAGGACGCATCGGGATCTATGACCGCACGGAGGGGACGGTGGTCCTGGGCGAAAAGTTTTTTGATTCGACGGTATGGCAAAAAGTGGAGTTCAATGTCCAGGCGCCTTCGGTCCCTGGACGGGACGTCAAGATTTACTGTTACACCGATCAATACCTTCCCACGGACGGGGTTGTTTATTTTGATGAGGTGGAATGGATCGGCGTGGGGGACCCCGTCGCGGTAAACCAAAACCCAGGATTTGAAGTGGGGGAGGGCGGCGTTTCAGCAAATCTTCCCGCGGGCTGGACGCGGTCGGGAACGTCCGAGGAAGTGTATCGTTCTCTTTTGGCGGAGGACCGGCGCGCGGGATCGGCGGGGTTGGTGGTAAAGACCAACGGGTCTTCCTGGCGCCACGGAATTCAAAGCCTAAGAAATGTTTATCTCCCCGGACAATCATACTACGTGTCGTTTTGGGGAAAAACAAACGGAAAAGTGAAAGGTCGCGTCGGCGTCTACGATCGAACTTCAGGAACGGTGACGCTGGCGGAGGTGTTCTTTTCAAATTCCAACTGGGCCTTTGGAAGCCTTACCTTCACCGCACCGCCCGCCGCGGGGAACGACCTTCAAATCCTCTGTTATTTCGACGATTATAAGCCGACCGATGGACGGGTGTCCTTCGACGATGTGCGGGTGGCCCTGGCCGATTCCGCCCACGCGGCCGATTGGCGAGCCGTGGGAGGACTTCCATCCACCGTGAACCGAACAAAACGGACGGATTGTCCTTCCCGGCCTTATTGTCTGGAAGTTCGGGCGGATGGAGACGGGACCGCCCCGGCGGCAGAACAGGAATCGTTTCGCGCCGTCCCGGGCGCGATCTATCAAGTTCGGGTCAAAAGCTGGGGATCGGCGCGCCTTGAAATCCTTAACGGCGAATCGGTGATCGAATTTGCTGAGCGAACGTCCGATTCCTGGGGTGATTTAGACTTTTTTTTCACCGCACCTGTCGCAGGAAATAACCCATTAAAAATGCGATTGACGCTTACCCGAAACGCGTTGGGGACAACCGCGCGTTTCGACCAGGCGTCTTTGAAAATGCAAGCGGAATATCTGGTTCATCAAGCGGTTCTCCTCGCGCCGATTCTTCGTTTCGCTCGTCTGGTCCGAGAAGATCCCTGGCTTCAGCCGGAGTTTAATGAAAAGGCAGAGAGCTACATCGTCCTGGCGAAGGAGACCATTCTTCCAAGTTGGGAAAGGGATTGGCGGGAAAAAGGGGACCAGGGGTTTTATGTGTCGAACGATCAAAAAGATTTTGGGCGCGCCGGTGAAACCGCCGATATCGCTCTTCCACACAACCAATATTTGCCCATGGCCGAAATCTTTCTTGACCTATGGCATTTAACGGGACAAACCAAATATCGTGAAAAAGCAGAAAAACTTGGGAAATCTTTTAAAGCTTTCCTGAAACCCGTCACTTTATCTTCTGGAGGAGGCTATGTGTGGCATTACGCCGATAACCTGTTCCAAGACGGTTTTGATAGCGGTTTAAAAGCTGAAGACTTAAACCATGGCAATCTTGATATATCTGCCGTCTTGCGCATGGCCGAGGACAGCGTGGTTTTTTCGCCGGAGGATATGCGAATGTTCGCTCGGACACTTCTGGAAACGGTGTGGAATGGAAATATCATCGATCCCTTTATGCATTCGCGTGTGGACGGATCTGATATCGTCGGCCATGAAGTGGATTACAAGTATGGAATGAACGAATGGGTCGGTTTAGCTCGATACGATCCGGCGGTTTGGCCGTTGGTGGATCGATTGTTTACAGGAATCTCCTGGCGCAATGGGGTCCGACTCTTAACGGTGTCCGGGTTGGCGAAATTCGATCCGCTTCAAAAACCCATCGAGCGAACCGCTCCAGGGAATGTGACGGCGACCGCTCTGTCGTCCACCACGGTGCGCTTGTCGTGGACTCCTCCCGCGGGCCCAACAATGAACGCCAACCCGGGGTTTGAGGCATCAAACGTATCGGACCTCAGCCTTCCAGACGGGTGGACGCGGTCGGGAACCTCCACCCAGGTTTTTCGTTCGACCGCCTTAAACGACCGTCGTTTTGGAAACGCCGGATTGGTGGTCAAGACGGATGGAACGCGATGGTTCAATGGAATTCGGGGACTCACCTATACCCCCGGAGAGACCTATCTTGTGACTTTCTGGGGAAAAACCAACGGAAGGGTGCGCGGCCGCGTGGGGGTCTATGATCGGACAGGTGGCGTCACCGTGGTCCTGAAGGATTATTTCTTCTCGAATTCAGAGTGGGCCCCGATGTCTTTCCGGTTCACCGCGCCCAACGGGTCGGGGAAGGATCTCAAACTCTATTGCTATTTTGACGATTACAGAATAACCGACGGCGTGGTGTGGTTTGATGAAATCCGCGTTTCGAAGGACATGCTGGCTCCCGCGACGTACAAAGTGTATCAGGCGGGCGTTGAAAAGGCTTCCACCGCCGAATCCACTTTGCTTCTCCGTGAATTGACGGCCAAGACGACCTATTTATTCACTGTGGTGGCCCGTGATTCTGAGGGAAACCAATCCCCCCAATCTTTTGAGGCGATGGTCCGCACAATGCCGCCGTCGGTTGGGATTCCTCTCCCGCCGATCTTGCCCGGCGATCCCTCTGCTTGGGAGACGGTGGATACTGCCCGCGCATACCCGTCCCCCTTCCAATCAGGGCGCGGAGCCGACGGCATCACCTTCGACCGAATCCCCGCGGAGACGACGGTGCGGATCTATACGTTGGACGGTCACCCGGTCAAAACCTTGATCTCGACCACAGGAGGGGCCGTTCTCTGGGACCTCACCAACGACGAGGGGAACCCCGTGGCCAGCGGGGTCTACCTGGCGATTATGGAAAAGAACGGCGGGACGAAACGGTTGAAGGTGGTCGTGCAGAAATAG
- a CDS encoding TlyA family RNA methyltransferase — protein MAMAHALILAGKVRAPGLAKITAGAQVSLDQPLERVESLPFVSRGGLKLQAAIKEFEIEVKGRVCVDIGASTGGFTDCLLQAGALKVLAIDVGHGQLHWKLRNDPRVENREKQHVLALRREDVTAFLGLGSRPLVTVDVSFISLTKVLPHLGNIFDEEAEFVLLVKPQFEVVPREAPKGVVRDPEVHQRVLKTVEGVAASNGFLLQGRVPSPLTGPDGNAEFLIYLKRAQP, from the coding sequence ATGGCCATGGCCCACGCATTGATCCTGGCGGGGAAAGTGCGGGCGCCGGGCTTGGCCAAGATCACGGCGGGCGCCCAGGTTTCGCTCGATCAGCCGCTCGAACGGGTGGAATCGCTTCCCTTTGTTTCCCGGGGCGGGCTCAAGCTTCAGGCGGCGATCAAAGAATTCGAGATCGAGGTGAAAGGCCGGGTCTGCGTGGACATCGGGGCCTCCACCGGCGGGTTTACGGATTGTCTTCTGCAGGCGGGCGCCCTGAAGGTTTTAGCGATCGACGTGGGGCACGGTCAATTGCATTGGAAACTGAGGAACGACCCCCGGGTGGAGAACCGGGAGAAACAACACGTGCTGGCTTTGCGACGGGAGGACGTGACCGCCTTTTTGGGGCTGGGAAGCCGTCCCCTGGTGACGGTGGATGTTTCGTTTATTTCGCTCACAAAGGTGTTGCCTCATCTTGGGAACATTTTTGATGAAGAGGCCGAGTTCGTTCTTTTGGTTAAGCCCCAGTTCGAGGTCGTCCCCAGAGAAGCGCCGAAAGGCGTTGTTCGGGATCCCGAGGTTCATCAACGGGTATTAAAAACAGTGGAGGGGGTTGCGGCGTCGAACGGATTTCTTTTGCAGGGGCGCGTCCCCTCTCCCCTCACCGGACCTGACGGGAACGCCGAATTCCTGATTTATTTGAAGAGAGCCCAACCATGA
- a CDS encoding 1-deoxy-D-xylulose-5-phosphate synthase — protein sequence MNILDQVNSPAELKQIRPELLPVLAKNIREKILEVTSQVGGHLGAGLGTVELAIALHYVYNSPTDKIIWDTGHQAYPHKLLTGRRDRFHTLRQFGGISGFLTRTESEHDVFGAGHASTAISAAVGFAAARDVQKQNHHVVAVVNDGSLTGGMAFEALQNAGHLGTDLLVVLNDNQMFISHRVGAFGAFLAKLTTAGAFRRMEKRVERFLTRMSFYGPYLLRVARRVKVLLFPGVLFEEMGFGYLGPIDGHDLGQMMDVLNAIKQLKGPHVLHVITKKGRGYEPAEADPIKYHGVTRFNPETGEMVKGAGGPPSYTQVFGQTLVKLAQEDPKIVAITAAMPEGTGLDLFRKEFPKRFYDVGLGEQHAATFAAGLACGGLKPVVAIYSSFMQRGYDQMIHDVCLQKLPVVFCLDRGGLVGDDGPTHHGTFDLSFARMMPHMTVMAPKDENELQHMMKTGLNLPGPSVIRYPRGAGVGVPMDSQLRLLPIGKGEILREGEDATLYAIGYPVQACLEAAEILAEKGVRVGVVNARFVKPLDREFVLQVARKAPLLITVEENTFVGGFGDAVRETLEGENFQVRTIGLPDSFVEHGTQAKLRDKVGLSAAKIADRALELHRQRLSVR from the coding sequence ATGAACATACTGGATCAAGTCAACAGCCCCGCGGAACTGAAACAAATCCGGCCGGAACTGCTACCCGTATTGGCCAAAAACATCCGCGAAAAAATTCTGGAAGTGACCTCCCAGGTGGGCGGCCATTTGGGCGCGGGGTTGGGGACGGTGGAACTGGCCATCGCCCTTCACTACGTCTACAACTCGCCCACCGACAAGATCATTTGGGACACCGGGCATCAGGCCTATCCCCACAAACTGTTGACGGGGCGGCGGGACCGGTTTCACACGTTGCGGCAGTTTGGCGGGATTTCGGGGTTTTTGACCCGCACGGAGTCCGAACACGACGTGTTCGGCGCGGGCCACGCTTCCACCGCCATTTCGGCGGCGGTGGGGTTCGCGGCGGCACGGGACGTTCAAAAGCAGAACCATCACGTGGTCGCCGTGGTCAACGACGGGTCTCTGACGGGCGGGATGGCTTTCGAGGCGCTCCAAAATGCCGGGCATTTGGGGACCGATCTGCTAGTGGTTTTGAACGACAATCAAATGTTTATCTCGCACCGCGTGGGCGCTTTCGGGGCGTTCCTGGCGAAACTCACCACGGCGGGCGCCTTCCGCCGCATGGAGAAACGCGTGGAGCGGTTTTTGACCCGCATGAGTTTTTACGGGCCCTACCTCCTGCGCGTGGCGCGGCGGGTGAAAGTCCTCCTTTTCCCGGGCGTCCTTTTTGAGGAAATGGGGTTTGGCTATCTGGGGCCCATCGATGGGCACGACCTCGGTCAAATGATGGATGTGTTGAACGCGATCAAACAGTTGAAGGGGCCCCACGTGCTCCACGTGATCACCAAAAAAGGGCGCGGCTACGAGCCCGCCGAAGCCGACCCCATCAAATATCACGGCGTCACCCGTTTCAACCCGGAGACGGGCGAAATGGTGAAAGGCGCGGGCGGACCGCCGAGTTACACCCAGGTCTTCGGCCAGACCCTCGTTAAACTGGCCCAAGAAGACCCCAAAATCGTGGCCATCACGGCCGCCATGCCCGAGGGAACCGGGTTGGATCTCTTCCGGAAAGAATTTCCCAAACGTTTCTATGACGTCGGATTGGGGGAACAGCACGCGGCCACCTTCGCGGCCGGGCTGGCTTGCGGGGGGTTGAAACCCGTGGTGGCGATCTATTCTTCTTTCATGCAGAGAGGATACGACCAGATGATCCACGACGTTTGCCTGCAAAAACTTCCGGTGGTTTTTTGTTTGGACCGCGGCGGGTTGGTGGGCGACGACGGCCCCACCCATCACGGAACCTTCGATCTTTCCTTCGCGCGCATGATGCCCCATATGACGGTGATGGCGCCGAAAGACGAAAACGAACTTCAGCACATGATGAAGACCGGGTTGAACCTGCCGGGGCCTTCGGTGATCCGCTATCCCCGCGGGGCCGGGGTGGGGGTTCCCATGGACAGCCAGCTGAGGCTTCTCCCCATCGGGAAAGGCGAAATACTGCGAGAGGGGGAAGACGCCACCCTCTACGCCATCGGGTACCCGGTTCAGGCCTGTCTGGAAGCGGCGGAAATCCTCGCTGAAAAGGGAGTTCGGGTCGGCGTGGTGAACGCCCGGTTCGTGAAACCCTTGGATCGGGAGTTCGTGCTTCAGGTCGCGCGGAAGGCGCCGCTCCTTATCACGGTGGAAGAAAATACCTTTGTGGGCGGGTTTGGCGACGCCGTGCGGGAAACTCTCGAGGGGGAGAACTTTCAGGTGCGGACCATCGGCTTGCCCGACAGTTTTGTGGAGCACGGCACCCAGGCCAAACTGCGGGACAAGGTGGGCCTTTCTGCCGCGAAAATCGCTGACCGGGCGTTGGAACTTCACCGTCAACGTTTGTCGGTTCGGTAA